The following are encoded together in the Flavobacterium sp. TR2 genome:
- a CDS encoding ABC transporter ATP-binding protein: MARFKENDLPKSKITATSLHKAKTIFTYAGHHKWKFFIGLIFLLLTGATALAFPKLMGMLVDCVKNKDNDEANQIALGLIVILFLQSFFSFFRLSLFVNFTENTLANLRLALYTNLVKLPMTFFSQKRVGELNSRISADITQIQDTLTTTIAEFLRQFILIIGGIILLATESFKLTLLMLSVVPLVAIAAVVFGRFIRKYSKKVQDQVAESQVIVEETMQGISIVKAFANEWYEIARYKGKINEVVKLAIKGGKYRGYFASFIIFCLFGAIVAVVWYGVRLSIAGEMSVGQLISFVLYSTFVGASFGGIAELYAQIQKAIGATERVFELLDESPEKINLGSTKNQEKIKGNVTFKNVAFSYPTRQEIQVLKDVNFSAEFGQKIAIVGPSGAGKSTISSLLLRFYDITSGEITVDGKNIYDYDLENLRGNMSIVPQDVILFGGTIRENIAYGKPDATDEEIIQAAKQANAFNFVDGFPEKFETLVGERGVKLSGGQRQRIAIARALLKNPSILILDEATSSLDSESEKLVQEALEVLMEGRTSIIIAHRLSTIRNADKILVLDNGKISEEGTHQELINLENGIYKNLSNLQFSNS, from the coding sequence ATGGCACGATTTAAAGAAAATGATTTACCTAAATCAAAAATAACGGCTACTTCACTTCACAAAGCAAAAACAATTTTTACATACGCGGGACATCACAAATGGAAATTTTTCATTGGCTTGATTTTTCTTTTACTCACCGGCGCCACTGCCCTAGCCTTTCCTAAATTGATGGGAATGTTGGTAGATTGTGTAAAAAATAAAGATAATGACGAGGCTAATCAAATTGCATTAGGATTGATTGTGATTCTTTTTTTGCAATCTTTCTTTTCATTTTTCAGACTTTCATTATTTGTAAACTTTACCGAAAACACATTGGCCAATCTGCGTTTGGCTTTATATACCAATCTGGTAAAGCTGCCCATGACTTTCTTCTCTCAAAAAAGGGTCGGGGAATTGAATAGCAGGATCAGTGCCGATATTACGCAAATTCAAGATACATTAACCACTACAATTGCAGAGTTTTTACGTCAATTTATTTTAATTATTGGAGGAATTATCCTTTTAGCGACAGAAAGTTTCAAATTGACTTTATTAATGCTTTCTGTAGTTCCGCTAGTTGCAATTGCGGCTGTAGTATTCGGACGATTTATTAGAAAATATTCTAAAAAAGTTCAAGATCAGGTAGCAGAAAGCCAGGTAATTGTAGAAGAAACGATGCAGGGAATTAGTATCGTAAAGGCTTTTGCTAATGAATGGTATGAAATCGCCCGTTATAAAGGAAAAATTAATGAAGTGGTAAAACTGGCCATCAAAGGCGGTAAATACCGTGGTTATTTTGCTTCGTTCATTATTTTCTGTTTATTTGGCGCAATCGTGGCGGTTGTTTGGTACGGAGTTCGTTTGAGTATTGCCGGCGAAATGAGCGTTGGACAATTAATTTCATTCGTATTATATTCTACTTTTGTTGGTGCTTCTTTTGGCGGAATTGCCGAATTATACGCTCAGATTCAAAAAGCAATTGGCGCTACAGAACGTGTTTTTGAATTATTGGATGAAAGTCCAGAAAAAATCAATTTGGGTTCAACTAAAAATCAGGAAAAAATTAAAGGAAATGTTACTTTCAAGAATGTAGCATTTAGTTACCCTACGCGTCAGGAAATTCAAGTTCTTAAGGATGTAAACTTTTCAGCAGAATTCGGTCAGAAAATCGCTATTGTTGGTCCAAGCGGCGCCGGAAAATCGACTATTTCATCTCTTCTTCTTCGTTTTTATGACATTACTTCCGGCGAAATTACAGTTGACGGCAAAAACATTTACGATTATGACTTAGAAAATCTTCGCGGCAATATGAGTATCGTGCCTCAGGATGTAATTTTATTTGGAGGAACAATTAGAGAAAACATCGCGTACGGGAAACCAGATGCAACTGACGAAGAAATTATCCAAGCTGCAAAACAAGCCAATGCTTTCAATTTTGTGGATGGTTTTCCTGAAAAATTCGAAACTTTGGTTGGAGAACGTGGTGTCAAACTTTCTGGAGGACAGCGCCAGCGTATTGCTATTGCGAGAGCTTTACTTAAAAATCCAAGCATCTTGATTTTAGATGAAGCTACATCATCTTTAGACAGCGAAAGCGAAAAACTTGTTCAGGAAGCTCTAGAAGTATTAATGGAAGGAAGAACAAGCATTATCATTGCTCATCGTCTTTCTACGATTAGAAACGCTGATAAAATCCTAGTTTTAGATAATGGAAAAATTTCTGAAGAAGGAACTCACCAAGAATTAATAAATTTAGAGAACGGAATTTATAAAAACTTAAGCAACTTGCAATTTAGCAACTCTTAA